A genomic stretch from Methanomicrobia archaeon includes:
- a CDS encoding TIGR00375 family protein, producing the protein MNINADLHIHSRFSAATSPRMDLPTLAAEARRKGIQLLGTGDCLHPKWLQEVQELEEQDGVFFFKPAGTVDETGGAVTTAFVLTVEVEDLRRVHHLLIVPAISKAEELYESFRPYSPDIDSDGRPSLRLSGAEIAEHARDAGALIGPCHAFTPWTALYAYHDSLTDCYSDMAGYLSFVELGLSADSSYADRIEELRDLTFLTNSDAHSPYPIRLAREFNRFQMEDLSFLELKAAIQRERGRKSVLNVGFPPQEGKYNESACIRCYTHYSLAEAIARRWRCDCGGLIKKGVRDRVNELANCDGTHPEHRPPYLHLIPLAEVVGLAVQKSPSSKTVQQIWESLLAEFGTEVTVLIDTPLDSIEGAHFEFNATALERVVEAIRAFRGGKIRILPGGGGKYGAIQLTADTGVDTRERGDGSELEQEREYGRKKQLSLLDF; encoded by the coding sequence ATGAATATTAACGCTGATTTACATATCCATTCCCGTTTCTCGGCTGCTACTTCGCCCCGAATGGATTTGCCGACTCTTGCTGCCGAAGCGCGGCGGAAAGGGATACAGCTCCTCGGTACGGGCGACTGCTTGCATCCGAAATGGTTACAGGAAGTGCAGGAGCTTGAGGAGCAGGACGGCGTCTTTTTCTTTAAACCCGCAGGCACCGTGGACGAAACCGGCGGGGCCGTAACTACGGCGTTCGTGCTTACCGTGGAGGTGGAGGATTTGAGGCGGGTGCACCATCTGCTCATCGTGCCTGCGATCTCGAAGGCAGAGGAGTTGTACGAATCGTTTAGACCGTATTCGCCGGATATCGATTCTGACGGCAGACCGTCGCTGCGACTGAGCGGAGCGGAGATAGCAGAGCATGCACGTGATGCAGGAGCGCTTATAGGGCCCTGTCATGCCTTCACGCCCTGGACCGCGTTGTACGCGTATCATGATTCGCTCACGGACTGCTACAGCGATATGGCGGGCTATCTCTCCTTCGTGGAGCTGGGGCTGAGCGCGGATTCTTCGTATGCCGATCGCATAGAGGAGCTGCGCGATCTTACGTTCTTGACGAACTCGGATGCGCATTCGCCGTACCCGATCCGATTGGCGAGGGAGTTTAACCGATTCCAGATGGAGGACCTGAGCTTTTTAGAGTTGAAAGCGGCGATACAACGCGAAAGAGGACGGAAATCCGTGCTTAACGTCGGATTCCCACCGCAGGAGGGCAAGTACAACGAAAGCGCGTGTATCCGCTGCTATACACATTATTCGCTTGCCGAGGCCATTGCGAGACGATGGCGATGCGATTGCGGCGGTCTGATAAAGAAAGGGGTGCGGGACCGAGTGAACGAGCTTGCAAATTGCGATGGCACGCATCCAGAGCATCGTCCGCCGTATCTGCATCTGATACCGCTGGCTGAAGTGGTCGGGTTAGCAGTACAGAAATCACCGAGTTCAAAAACGGTACAGCAGATCTGGGAATCGCTCTTGGCGGAATTCGGCACCGAAGTCACCGTGTTGATCGACACGCCGCTCGATTCCATTGAGGGCGCGCATTTCGAGTTCAACGCGACCGCGCTGGAGCGTGTGGTAGAAGCGATACGCGCGTTTAGAGGCGGGAAAATACGGATACTACCCGGTGGCGGCGGCAAATACGGTGCCATCCAGCTAACGGC